A genomic stretch from Gemmatimonadota bacterium includes:
- a CDS encoding acetamidase/formamidase family protein yields the protein MRRFTRTPYYSGPDDPAIGEVRGTLALGETVVIETIGGADNDFEAAGEVRAGMITSGESHRRYARRGGPFRIEGIAPDDWVAIEIIAIEVGPYGFYRNGGPNWGNWRCVAPVRDGLIHFPPDFVVPVRPMVGVVQLEPWAAHSIDHGGNMDFNAVQPGSTVHIRAQKPGGLLSLGDVHARMGDGELTGAGVEIDAAVTIKVDRSPGFPNSSPVVETTTVVEAAEEYLTSARATEWGEALRLAWLEMVALIIDRYDTTYEYANMIVGTIGDARPGYATGYMGGYVTCQIAVPKELRRTGVPYEA from the coding sequence ATGCGTCGCTTTACGCGAACGCCCTATTACAGCGGGCCGGATGATCCGGCTATTGGCGAGGTGCGGGGTACGCTTGCCCTGGGTGAGACCGTGGTTATTGAGACGATCGGCGGGGCTGATAATGATTTTGAGGCTGCTGGTGAGGTCCGTGCGGGGATGATTACTTCTGGAGAAAGCCACCGCCGCTATGCCCGTCGTGGTGGTCCTTTTCGCATTGAAGGGATTGCGCCCGATGACTGGGTCGCTATTGAGATTATCGCTATTGAGGTGGGTCCCTACGGTTTTTATCGCAATGGCGGTCCCAACTGGGGCAACTGGCGCTGCGTGGCGCCTGTGCGGGATGGGTTGATCCACTTTCCGCCGGATTTTGTGGTGCCGGTGCGTCCCATGGTTGGCGTGGTTCAGTTGGAACCGTGGGCTGCCCATTCGATTGATCACGGCGGCAATATGGATTTTAACGCGGTTCAGCCGGGCAGTACTGTGCATATTCGCGCCCAAAAGCCCGGGGGCTTGCTCTCTCTGGGCGATGTCCATGCGCGGATGGGCGATGGCGAGTTGACAGGTGCTGGTGTGGAGATCGACGCGGCGGTTACTATAAAGGTGGATCGCTCTCCCGGTTTTCCCAATAGCAGTCCGGTGGTGGAGACGACTACGGTGGTAGAAGCTGCCGAGGAGTATCTGACCAGTGCCCGGGCGACCGAGTGGGGCGAGGCTCTCAGGCTGGCATGGTTGGAAATGGTGGCTCTGATTATTGACCGTTACGATACGACGTACGAATACGCCAATATGATTGTGGGCACGATTGGCGATGCGCGGCCCGGCTATGCTACGGGCTATATGGGTGGTTATGTTACGTGTCAGATTGCGGTTCCTAAGGAATTGCGGCGCACCGGGGTGCCGTACGAGGCGTAG
- a CDS encoding creatininase family protein has product MYRASYDGSNKKVMWQEMWRHEFEDALERDPVVIVPVGSVEQHGPHCPMDVDISAPFYMAVAVAQRVDDFPVIVAPPVWSGFTHYNMGFPGTINLRLETFQNLLADIFRSIYANGFKRIISVNGHGGNAAPCRAVSWQVAEENIFTLSFSWWDMVDKELREWSATNEGVGHAGEWETAVQLHLREHLVDKSRIDSDVTGTRPFSDDLSFAEFAERRRDTKKDTGIMGDAFAASAEKGARIFELACERLEKLVREYHELPVREYREFGSHCI; this is encoded by the coding sequence ATGTATAGAGCTTCTTATGATGGTAGTAATAAGAAGGTGATGTGGCAGGAGATGTGGCGGCATGAGTTTGAGGACGCTTTGGAGCGCGATCCCGTGGTGATTGTGCCGGTGGGATCCGTGGAGCAGCACGGGCCGCATTGCCCGATGGATGTGGATATTTCGGCGCCGTTCTATATGGCCGTGGCTGTTGCCCAGCGCGTGGATGATTTTCCCGTGATTGTCGCGCCGCCGGTGTGGTCGGGGTTTACGCATTATAATATGGGATTTCCCGGTACGATTAATTTGCGTTTGGAGACGTTTCAGAATTTGCTGGCGGATATTTTTCGCAGTATTTATGCGAATGGGTTCAAGCGGATTATTTCTGTCAATGGACACGGGGGCAATGCTGCGCCCTGTCGCGCTGTTTCGTGGCAGGTGGCAGAGGAGAATATTTTTACGCTGTCATTTAGCTGGTGGGATATGGTGGATAAGGAATTGAGGGAATGGAGCGCGACAAATGAGGGCGTGGGGCATGCCGGGGAGTGGGAGACAGCTGTGCAGCTTCATTTGCGCGAACATCTGGTTGATAAGAGCCGTATTGATAGCGATGTGACGGGGACGAGGCCGTTTAGCGATGATCTGTCGTTTGCGGAATTTGCCGAGCGGCGACGCGATACGAAAAAGGATACGGGTATTATGGGCGATGCGTTTGCTGCGAGTGCGGAAAAGGGTGCGCGCATTTTTGAACTGGCCTGTGAACGTCTGGAAAAACTGGTGCGCGAGTATCACGAGTTGCCCGTGCGCGAGTACCGCGAGTTTGGGTCTCACTGTATTTGA
- a CDS encoding Gfo/Idh/MocA family oxidoreductase, producing the protein MSELRVGIIGAGGHAQSHFRMIQDVPEMALVAVADLDPERLAHTRETHGVTSLFTDYREMIEKVQLDVVYVVTFPGPLPDIVIDCLEAGLHTSVEKPPGISSDQTRRMMEAEQRSSARAIVSVNRRYIPEVLAIRAMLHDRGGPVHVAATYNKPHIGDKVRDVGHLIRLDAIHHVDLLRWLAGDAIEVYSEAWSAPSHPAEMRHNAVIKFESGCRGVMMSHYAVGYRIQRFEAHAEDFSAYVDLTSGPRCEIYADGGPFEGELDLESVGGPDFNETRHFVACIQNDTQPWSTLEDAIKTMRLCEAIEAGHKGQLE; encoded by the coding sequence ATGTCAGAGCTAAGAGTGGGGATTATCGGTGCGGGGGGGCACGCACAGAGCCACTTCAGGATGATCCAGGACGTGCCGGAAATGGCGTTGGTTGCGGTTGCAGACCTGGATCCAGAAAGGCTGGCGCACACGCGAGAAACGCACGGTGTGACGTCCCTTTTTACGGATTACCGGGAGATGATCGAGAAGGTGCAATTGGACGTGGTCTATGTTGTGACCTTTCCAGGGCCACTGCCCGACATTGTGATTGACTGTCTGGAGGCCGGGCTGCATACCTCGGTAGAGAAGCCCCCGGGCATCAGTTCGGATCAGACCCGACGGATGATGGAGGCCGAACAGCGATCCAGTGCCAGAGCGATTGTTTCAGTGAACAGGCGATACATTCCAGAAGTGCTGGCGATTCGGGCCATGCTGCACGATCGAGGCGGTCCCGTTCACGTGGCGGCGACGTACAACAAGCCGCATATTGGAGACAAGGTCCGGGATGTCGGACATCTTATCCGATTGGACGCGATCCACCATGTGGATCTGTTGCGGTGGCTGGCAGGTGATGCCATCGAGGTTTACTCAGAGGCGTGGTCTGCGCCTTCCCACCCTGCCGAGATGCGCCACAATGCCGTGATCAAGTTCGAAAGCGGCTGCCGGGGCGTGATGATGAGCCACTACGCCGTTGGATACCGCATTCAGCGGTTTGAAGCGCATGCGGAAGATTTTAGCGCGTACGTGGATCTCACGAGTGGCCCCAGGTGTGAGATCTATGCTGACGGAGGCCCGTTTGAGGGCGAGTTAGATCTGGAATCGGTTGGCGGTCCCGACTTCAACGAGACCCGGCATTTCGTGGCGTGCATACAAAACGATACGCAGCCGTGGAGCACGCTTGAGGATGCGATCAAGACGATGAGGTTGTGCGAAGCGATTGAGGCGGGACATAAAGGTCAATTGGAATGA
- a CDS encoding sugar phosphate isomerase/epimerase, which translates to MYLYGIRNASLNMDWGKDAFATAGDIGFDGVEIVLREEERLDWLLSAAGREEVGRWVEETGAQACSISFALFREYKGNEEDEAVRDRVVELVQKAIRACKGMGGVGILLPYFDGENLDMSSAHAELLIEDMKRCAPVAEDEGIKVALETSFSPGLLRTICDGVGSEMVGVYQDTANALQYGYDSVDMLVTLPEHTQLIHIKDTRRSDLGEGDVDFPACRDAIAQIGYEGWLIFETPGGADPVASGKKNLAFAKEMFG; encoded by the coding sequence ATGTATTTGTACGGGATTCGCAATGCGAGTCTGAATATGGATTGGGGGAAAGACGCTTTTGCCACAGCAGGGGATATTGGGTTTGATGGGGTGGAGATTGTACTGCGAGAGGAGGAGCGGTTGGATTGGCTTTTGAGCGCGGCGGGCCGGGAGGAGGTTGGGCGATGGGTTGAGGAGACGGGCGCGCAAGCGTGTTCAATAAGTTTTGCCCTGTTTCGAGAATACAAGGGGAATGAGGAAGATGAGGCTGTGCGCGACCGCGTGGTGGAGCTTGTGCAAAAGGCGATCCGCGCGTGTAAGGGGATGGGAGGTGTCGGTATTTTGCTTCCGTATTTCGATGGGGAGAATCTCGATATGTCGAGCGCGCATGCAGAATTGTTGATTGAGGATATGAAGCGATGCGCCCCTGTCGCCGAAGACGAGGGTATTAAGGTTGCTCTGGAGACGAGTTTTTCTCCGGGATTGTTGAGAACGATTTGCGATGGTGTGGGATCTGAGATGGTGGGGGTGTATCAGGATACGGCTAATGCGCTGCAATACGGGTACGATTCGGTCGATATGCTCGTTACTTTACCTGAACACACACAATTGATTCATATTAAAGATACGCGGCGTTCTGATCTGGGCGAAGGTGATGTGGATTTTCCCGCGTGTCGAGATGCGATTGCACAGATCGGTTACGAGGGTTGGCTGATTTTTGAAACGCCAGGGGGTGCTGATCCTGTGGCATCGGGTAAGAAAAATTTGGCGTTTGCAAAAGAGATGTTCGGGTAG
- a CDS encoding ABC transporter substrate-binding protein, giving the protein MTRTSSGVTDTEIVLGVSAAFSGPSRGLGIELYRGASAYFTHINQQGGIAGRKIVLKTYDDGYQPDPSVKNTLKLMLEDEVFLLFGYVGTPTVTRVLPMLKKFQDRNIFLFFPFTGAQPQREPPYGDFAFNLRASYRQETAGLVDNFVRINRKRIAVFYQADAYGRSGWAGVRSALKRHGEQIVGEATYRRGEKFTGSMRKQVEILKASDPEAVICIGAYAACAAFARDAVNLGLRVPIANLSFVGSENLLKLLTEGQDNSDSYTQLLVNSQVVPSYEETSTPAVQEYREMMQQYAPHPPEELVKEDYTPFAQSFVSLEGFLNAKLMVEILRRLSDNPQRNQLEDAVFSIQDFDLGIGEQVSFGPDRRQGLQRVYYTVVENGRFVTLDNWEDRFGIK; this is encoded by the coding sequence ATGACACGGACATCATCTGGCGTGACCGACACCGAGATCGTACTCGGCGTGTCCGCCGCGTTCTCCGGTCCATCCCGGGGTTTGGGCATCGAACTGTATCGCGGTGCCAGTGCGTATTTCACACACATCAATCAGCAAGGGGGTATCGCGGGACGCAAAATAGTTCTCAAAACGTACGACGACGGTTATCAACCTGATCCCTCCGTCAAAAACACCCTGAAATTGATGCTCGAAGACGAGGTATTTTTGCTCTTCGGTTACGTCGGAACGCCCACCGTAACCCGCGTGCTCCCCATGCTCAAAAAATTCCAGGACAGAAACATCTTCTTGTTCTTTCCATTCACCGGCGCGCAACCCCAGCGAGAACCGCCTTATGGCGACTTTGCCTTTAATCTGCGCGCCTCCTACCGCCAGGAAACCGCTGGTCTCGTGGATAATTTTGTCCGCATCAACCGAAAACGCATTGCCGTATTCTATCAAGCCGATGCTTATGGTCGCAGTGGATGGGCGGGCGTAAGAAGTGCCCTGAAGAGGCACGGAGAACAAATCGTGGGGGAAGCGACGTACCGCCGCGGGGAAAAATTCACCGGCAGCATGCGAAAACAGGTCGAAATACTAAAAGCATCAGACCCAGAAGCGGTGATCTGCATCGGAGCCTATGCGGCTTGTGCGGCCTTTGCGCGCGACGCCGTTAACCTCGGCCTGCGCGTTCCAATTGCCAACCTGTCCTTTGTCGGAAGTGAAAACCTCTTGAAACTCCTCACCGAGGGACAGGACAACAGCGACTCATACACGCAACTGCTCGTAAACTCTCAAGTCGTACCCAGTTACGAAGAAACATCCACGCCAGCCGTCCAGGAATATCGTGAAATGATGCAACAATACGCTCCCCACCCCCCCGAAGAACTGGTGAAAGAAGACTACACACCCTTCGCTCAGAGCTTTGTCAGCCTCGAGGGATTTCTCAACGCCAAATTAATGGTTGAAATTCTGCGCCGCCTCAGCGACAACCCGCAGCGAAACCAGCTCGAAGACGCGGTCTTCAGCATTCAGGATTTCGATCTGGGCATCGGCGAACAGGTCTCTTTTGGCCCAGACCGACGGCAGGGCCTACAGCGAGTCTATTACACAGTTGTCGAAAACGGCCGTTTTGTCACACTGGATAACTGGGAAGACAGGTTTGGCATAAAATGA
- a CDS encoding phytanoyl-CoA dioxygenase family protein gives MSELPQPTEDLAQVKTQLDTCGYGLLANALNAEDLSKIKTRLKEQALAEKQRGLAFEDGGAKQNWGDFRNKNGQVRAGAFTQSAGGVNQRVWMLINKGRVFQDMLLHSGVRNIIDHALGNDYLLSSHSANIAKPGGVPMRLHTDQWWMPMPTRADRTHLPAGSISREQTDESDTASIWPRVVVNVVWMIGDFTAENGGTRIVPSSHLWGRRPDNPDDNAIETVALEGPSGTIGFLDGRIWHGTGANISDQLRWAILTTFCGPQFRPQENFTIGTAPEVLAEASPDLLSLLGFKVWNAYGRVESPAVEYIQPGEQSLGEMRPERTVGRNF, from the coding sequence ATGTCTGAACTTCCACAACCAACCGAAGACCTCGCACAGGTCAAAACACAACTCGACACCTGTGGGTATGGCCTGCTCGCCAACGCGCTCAATGCAGAAGACCTCTCAAAAATAAAAACCCGTCTAAAAGAACAAGCCCTTGCCGAAAAACAACGCGGGCTTGCATTTGAAGACGGAGGTGCAAAACAAAACTGGGGGGATTTTAGAAATAAAAACGGGCAGGTACGCGCAGGGGCGTTTACACAATCGGCAGGAGGCGTCAACCAGCGCGTGTGGATGCTGATCAACAAAGGTCGGGTATTTCAAGACATGCTATTACACTCAGGGGTTCGCAACATCATAGATCACGCACTGGGCAATGATTATTTGCTATCGAGCCATTCGGCCAACATCGCCAAACCCGGCGGCGTTCCCATGCGCCTGCACACAGACCAGTGGTGGATGCCCATGCCAACGCGCGCAGACCGAACGCATTTGCCCGCAGGCTCTATCAGCCGCGAGCAAACAGACGAATCCGATACTGCATCCATCTGGCCCCGCGTCGTCGTCAACGTAGTATGGATGATCGGCGACTTCACAGCAGAAAACGGCGGCACCCGCATCGTTCCCAGCAGTCACCTGTGGGGACGCCGCCCAGACAATCCCGACGACAACGCCATCGAAACAGTCGCCCTCGAAGGTCCATCCGGCACAATTGGATTCCTCGACGGACGCATCTGGCACGGCACGGGAGCCAATATAAGCGATCAACTGCGCTGGGCCATACTCACCACATTTTGCGGACCCCAGTTCCGTCCACAGGAAAATTTTACCATAGGCACGGCACCCGAAGTCCTCGCCGAGGCATCGCCCGATCTCCTGTCTTTACTCGGATTCAAAGTGTGGAATGCCTACGGACGTGTCGAAAGCCCAGCCGTAGAATATATCCAACCCGGCGAACAATCCCTGGGCGAAATGCGTCCTGAACGTACAGTTGGGAGAAACTTTTAA
- a CDS encoding mandelate racemase/muconate lactonizing enzyme family protein, whose amino-acid sequence MINSPGRKWTIVRVHTDEGLMGLGEATYSNKEPVVCAAVEHMKQELIGCDPARIEYLWYYLFRQSSLSGIWRMSGPVWMSALSGIDQALWDIKGKVAGMPVVELLGGVFRDRVEVYTHFGGSTPEAAAAHAQRLVELGFRALKGGMGSDSDDQFDPYVETGDPKKTAARFEAVRQAVGPDVKLFIDCHGRLTVSGCIRLARILEPFDLYAFEDPVPPDDLSAYPKVRRAINIPVMGSERLNTRSQFRQLLDLDGVDIAQPDLMYAGGITEVRKIAAIADTYHVPISPHNTKGPVGIAAATHLMASIPNAAPMELVTGIDWRDEIITEPLKIEGGCILLPEGPGWGVELDMDGVEKHRWQPGDPR is encoded by the coding sequence ATGATTAATTCTCCCGGCCGCAAGTGGACGATTGTTCGGGTCCATACCGATGAGGGGCTTATGGGTTTGGGTGAGGCCACGTATTCCAATAAGGAACCCGTGGTCTGTGCGGCGGTCGAGCATATGAAGCAAGAACTCATCGGGTGCGATCCCGCGCGGATTGAGTATCTGTGGTACTATTTGTTTCGGCAATCTTCTCTCAGTGGTATCTGGCGCATGAGCGGGCCAGTGTGGATGAGTGCGCTGTCGGGTATTGATCAGGCTTTGTGGGATATAAAGGGCAAGGTGGCGGGTATGCCGGTTGTGGAGTTATTGGGCGGTGTGTTCCGCGATCGGGTCGAGGTGTACACCCATTTTGGCGGGAGTACGCCAGAGGCGGCTGCGGCGCACGCGCAACGGCTGGTGGAACTCGGTTTTCGGGCACTTAAAGGTGGTATGGGTAGCGATAGTGATGATCAATTTGATCCGTATGTCGAGACGGGCGATCCCAAAAAAACAGCCGCCCGTTTTGAGGCGGTGCGCCAGGCGGTGGGTCCCGATGTCAAGCTGTTTATCGATTGTCACGGGCGTTTGACTGTGTCCGGTTGTATTCGTCTGGCACGAATACTGGAGCCTTTTGATCTGTACGCGTTTGAGGATCCGGTGCCGCCAGACGATTTAAGTGCTTATCCCAAGGTGCGACGCGCTATTAATATTCCGGTGATGGGGTCGGAGCGGCTCAATACGAGGAGCCAGTTCCGCCAGTTGTTAGATCTGGATGGCGTCGATATTGCCCAGCCGGATCTGATGTATGCCGGGGGGATTACGGAGGTGCGGAAGATTGCCGCGATTGCCGATACGTACCACGTTCCCATTTCGCCGCACAATACCAAAGGTCCGGTGGGCATTGCCGCGGCAACGCATCTGATGGCGTCTATACCCAATGCCGCGCCTATGGAACTGGTTACCGGTATTGATTGGCGCGATGAGATTATCACTGAGCCGCTTAAAATCGAAGGTGGGTGCATATTGTTGCCAGAGGGTCCCGGCTGGGGTGTAGAACTCGATATGGACGGTGTTGAGAAACACCGCTGGCAGCCGGGGGATCCACGGTAA
- a CDS encoding heparinase II/III family protein, which yields MVKMLLRDVAMSDLAEIYERNADRSPAPYLKDAEAVERARGLAKKNGVWDDLSENLDGSREIPVLKRSAFRNYQRVGDRNLPQAVAGNRRRELERAAMALWLGHPNADVDYLQDLLWAYCDDHTWVMAAHEGRAIDLGSAALGAAFEEILHVLGDQLEEEVVERVSRKIEEHIFEPFWNYRHLDFWKTVRMNWNHVCNGEIIRAALYQIEDPVVLAHMTHAAIVNLTYAIDGFTDDGGCEEGPGYWEYGFGHFLYVAYALFLKTNGELNLMVDETGKIQRICEYPLAAHIQGALRSTFADSSHGYTGARSAMIVNAFFNMPELYALCDKHSDNTLKVRDMHSLAMYSGFEVKAEADERDYVLPDLGQAKLRGTPGKDQLTLMCLAGNNGVPHNHNDIGSFIVHRGDALWLTDPAGPVYSQKTFGPDRYDILFCNALGHSVPVINGQLQQPGGEYFGTLEVENLNGEDEKRAVIDMTQAYPEGTVKGLTRTFVLDENVLTMEDRYVFDSVPQTLEEGFITFEDVQVTGDSVQIGPKGEGIILSAVDTPGAFSVKRFEEESKEGRTDEVVTRVIFTPEKLSQDFCLRFAMG from the coding sequence ATGGTGAAGATGTTGCTGAGGGATGTTGCGATGTCCGATCTGGCGGAGATTTACGAGCGAAATGCAGATCGGTCACCTGCGCCGTATCTCAAAGATGCAGAGGCGGTGGAGCGGGCGAGGGGGTTGGCGAAGAAGAATGGGGTGTGGGATGATTTGAGCGAGAATCTGGATGGGAGCCGGGAGATTCCCGTGTTGAAGCGGTCGGCTTTTCGCAATTATCAGCGGGTTGGAGATCGCAATTTGCCACAGGCTGTGGCGGGCAATCGCAGGCGCGAGTTGGAGCGGGCAGCGATGGCTTTGTGGCTGGGACATCCCAATGCCGATGTGGATTATTTGCAGGATTTGCTCTGGGCGTATTGCGACGATCACACGTGGGTGATGGCTGCACACGAAGGTCGGGCTATTGATCTGGGATCGGCTGCGTTAGGTGCTGCGTTTGAAGAAATTTTGCACGTTCTGGGTGATCAACTGGAAGAAGAAGTGGTAGAGCGCGTTTCGCGGAAGATTGAGGAGCATATTTTTGAGCCGTTCTGGAATTATAGGCATCTGGATTTCTGGAAGACTGTGCGGATGAATTGGAATCACGTTTGCAATGGCGAGATTATCCGCGCCGCGCTGTATCAGATTGAGGATCCCGTGGTGCTGGCTCATATGACCCACGCGGCGATTGTGAATTTGACGTATGCGATAGATGGCTTTACGGATGATGGCGGGTGCGAAGAGGGGCCGGGATATTGGGAATACGGTTTTGGGCATTTTTTGTACGTTGCCTATGCTCTGTTTTTGAAGACCAATGGGGAATTGAATTTGATGGTGGATGAGACTGGCAAAATCCAGCGGATATGCGAGTACCCGCTTGCGGCGCATATTCAGGGTGCGTTGCGTTCGACGTTTGCGGATTCGAGCCACGGATATACGGGAGCGCGGTCTGCTATGATTGTCAATGCGTTTTTTAATATGCCCGAATTGTACGCCCTGTGCGATAAGCATTCGGATAATACTTTGAAGGTGCGGGATATGCACAGTCTGGCGATGTATTCCGGGTTTGAGGTGAAGGCAGAGGCGGATGAGCGGGATTATGTTTTGCCCGATTTGGGACAGGCGAAGTTGCGGGGGACGCCCGGGAAAGATCAGTTGACGCTGATGTGTTTGGCGGGGAATAATGGGGTACCTCACAATCACAACGATATCGGCAGTTTTATTGTGCATCGCGGGGATGCGCTCTGGTTGACGGATCCCGCGGGTCCTGTTTATAGCCAGAAGACTTTTGGTCCCGATCGCTACGATATTCTGTTTTGCAATGCGCTGGGCCATTCTGTGCCCGTGATTAATGGGCAGTTGCAGCAGCCCGGCGGCGAGTATTTCGGTACGCTGGAGGTGGAGAATTTGAATGGCGAGGACGAAAAACGCGCGGTGATAGATATGACGCAGGCGTATCCCGAGGGTACGGTGAAGGGTCTGACGCGCACCTTTGTGCTGGATGAGAATGTTCTGACGATGGAAGATCGCTATGTGTTTGACAGTGTGCCGCAGACGCTGGAGGAGGGGTTTATTACTTTTGAGGATGTGCAAGTTACCGGGGATTCGGTTCAGATTGGTCCCAAAGGCGAGGGTATTATACTTTCTGCAGTGGATACACCGGGCGCATTTTCGGTCAAGCGGTTTGAAGAGGAATCAAAAGAGGGGCGCACTGATGAGGTGGTCACGCGCGTGATTTTTACGCCTGAAAAACTATCGCAAGACTTCTGTTTGCGGTTTGCGATGGGGTGA
- a CDS encoding phytanoyl-CoA dioxygenase family protein: MTEDEKYLFDLNGYLVVKNVLTEGELALANEAVDRHLEKGRIRPREQRLDGDSPALEGTHGRGELGSLIHWDEPWCNPFRDMLAHPLIVPYLNEILGKGFRIDHQMFLLWMDKGAEGHRFHGSSGPGFDPNQYYIFKDGKMHNGLTVVSIQLTDVNAGDGGLSLIPGSHKSNYPCPQEMRLYQKHQEHIRQITCKAGDAIIFTEAVTHGTLPWKADHPRRSTLTRYTAGNMAYVRAYDIPEWANERQRAVMEPPYHTRLNRPTLEE; the protein is encoded by the coding sequence ATGACCGAAGATGAAAAATATCTCTTTGACCTCAATGGGTATCTCGTCGTTAAAAACGTCTTGACCGAAGGCGAACTGGCCCTGGCGAACGAAGCGGTTGACCGCCACCTCGAAAAGGGGCGTATTCGCCCGAGAGAACAGCGTCTTGACGGCGACTCACCAGCCCTTGAAGGCACGCATGGACGCGGCGAATTGGGCAGCCTCATCCACTGGGACGAACCCTGGTGCAATCCCTTTCGCGACATGCTGGCGCACCCCCTCATAGTGCCCTACCTCAACGAAATACTCGGCAAAGGCTTTCGCATCGATCACCAGATGTTCCTGCTCTGGATGGATAAAGGAGCCGAAGGCCATCGCTTCCACGGCTCCTCTGGACCTGGATTTGACCCCAACCAGTATTATATATTTAAAGATGGCAAAATGCACAACGGCCTCACCGTCGTCTCTATCCAGCTCACCGATGTCAACGCAGGCGATGGCGGCCTCTCCCTCATCCCGGGATCACACAAAAGCAATTATCCCTGTCCACAAGAAATGCGGCTGTATCAAAAACACCAGGAACACATCCGCCAGATCACCTGTAAGGCAGGCGACGCAATCATCTTCACCGAAGCCGTCACACACGGCACCCTGCCCTGGAAAGCGGACCATCCGCGGCGGTCAACGCTCACCCGCTACACCGCCGGCAACATGGCTTATGTACGTGCCTATGACATACCCGAATGGGCAAACGAACGGCAACGTGCGGTCATGGAACCACCCTATCACACGCGGCTAAATCGCCCAACACTCGAAGAATGA
- a CDS encoding OFA family MFS transporter yields MAKREIQIPRSVIALLCTLLQLCFGTVYAWSFFQTLLVRQLGWTFTETAWAFSIAIFSLGTSAAWAGATLPRFGPRKLAVAGSVMFSGGYMIASLALHLDFIPLFYLGYGVIGGAGIGLGYVTPVATAAKWFPDRKGLVTGIVVMGFGVGAFLLSKVLAPFLVLRTESDLPLVFLWLGIVFACILLPSSFVLSDPKAAVVPAVADDEPMEYEDTVAPYLRSSEFALMWIVFFFNIAAGISVISFQSELLQEVWGFADPSLEPVTLAEYGATLIAVSSLCNGVGRLFWGLLSDRIGRVGVFRILLASQMIVFGILMTERNPWIFSALVCYVLLCFGGGFATMPSFVLDVFGSKKMSTIYGAILTAWAAAGIFGPLYVGYLKDEYPDRAVIYCFLIGIFMLGLGYVFSYLLNDDRIRLSRPTLESTLRQYGILSQ; encoded by the coding sequence ATGGCAAAACGGGAAATACAGATTCCGCGTTCAGTCATCGCGCTCTTATGCACGCTCCTGCAACTCTGTTTCGGCACCGTGTACGCGTGGAGCTTCTTTCAAACGCTTCTGGTCAGACAACTCGGCTGGACGTTCACAGAAACCGCATGGGCTTTTAGCATCGCGATCTTTTCCCTCGGCACATCTGCGGCCTGGGCAGGTGCGACGCTACCGCGATTTGGACCTCGCAAACTCGCAGTCGCGGGCAGTGTCATGTTTTCCGGCGGATATATGATCGCGAGCCTCGCCCTTCATCTGGACTTTATCCCACTCTTTTACCTGGGATACGGCGTTATCGGCGGTGCGGGAATTGGACTTGGCTATGTAACGCCGGTTGCAACTGCGGCAAAGTGGTTTCCAGATCGCAAGGGTCTGGTGACAGGCATCGTCGTGATGGGATTTGGCGTGGGTGCATTTCTCTTGAGCAAAGTGCTGGCACCCTTTCTCGTACTGCGAACAGAATCGGATCTGCCCCTTGTCTTCTTGTGGCTCGGCATAGTATTTGCCTGTATCCTCTTGCCCTCCAGCTTTGTGTTGAGCGATCCCAAAGCCGCAGTTGTACCCGCTGTTGCTGACGATGAACCGATGGAATACGAAGACACTGTCGCGCCCTATCTGCGGTCTTCTGAATTTGCCCTCATGTGGATCGTATTTTTTTTCAACATCGCCGCGGGCATCTCCGTCATCAGCTTTCAGTCGGAACTCCTGCAAGAAGTTTGGGGATTTGCGGATCCATCCCTGGAGCCAGTAACACTCGCCGAATATGGCGCCACGCTCATCGCCGTCAGTTCCCTGTGCAACGGCGTGGGGCGGCTCTTCTGGGGATTGCTATCGGATCGCATAGGTCGCGTTGGCGTCTTCAGAATCTTACTCGCCAGCCAGATGATCGTCTTCGGTATCTTAATGACAGAGCGCAACCCCTGGATCTTTTCCGCGCTCGTCTGTTATGTCCTGTTGTGCTTTGGCGGCGGCTTTGCCACAATGCCATCTTTTGTTCTCGACGTTTTTGGCAGCAAAAAAATGTCCACAATCTACGGGGCAATACTAACCGCCTGGGCAGCAGCGGGAATCTTTGGACCGCTCTACGTAGGATACCTGAAAGACGAATACCCCGACCGCGCAGTCATATATTGCTTCTTGATCGGGATTTTTATGCTCGGCCTCGGCTACGTCTTCTCCTATTTGTTAAACGACGACCGCATTCGCCTTAGTAGGCCAACACTGGAAAGCACCCTGCGCCAGTATGGCATTTTATCCCAATAA